GCTGGGTGTGTGAGcagagtactttttttttttaatagactgGGCTCAGGGTTCGGTTCTGTCCAGCAGGATTTCCTGGGATAGGGGTGCTATTTATATTCACGTCCCTTCTTTGGGGGTGTTTGGTCCCTGCTCAtgtaatcccccacccccaaaattctGCACTCCTAAAGTATGTGCATCTGTATTGCTGTCTACAACCCTGCTGCTTTACATTTTAAAACGTCAAAGCTTTTTTTGTATTATGTCTGTctcttctatcactgtgccatacagagcgtgctcacgtatggtttatgtgtgtggtacggaagctgtacttctcaggacagagcagggctgtgtagaattattaaaacagcagagagaatTATTGGCTgcccactctccaccttagaacaaatctataccaccaggtgccatagaaaagcactagacatatcaagagatccaacgcaccctggtcaccatttgtttcagctcctgccatcgggacggagatatagaactatgcaggcaagaatgagccgtctcagaaacagtttcttctctagagcgattttggccttaaatggaaagcctggactttgaagtcatcttattttacttgttatttgtattatatttactgtttttaattaggtttttaaattttggattatgcggaatgctttatctgagtggatgtagcaaccgagtaatttcgttgttcccgcaaggggacaatgacaataaagatatcttatcttatcttaagcAACAGTCATTATTAGAAGTATTCTCTGACTTAGATGTAATATCATAGGTCATACAGGTAGAGAGAAGTACACCTTGTTTCTCCAAGTGCATGTTCCTTCTTCCTAAAATGACATGCACCACCATCTTACAAAATGACACAGGATGTAACAGGACTGCTTCCTGGGAAATTTTCAGTTGAAATCCCCATCCCATTACCCCTACAGCCAATGATTTCCAGAGTAGCAGTGGGCAAATCTTTGTTTCTCTGTTTTTCAGGGTGgttataggacaggcatccctaaactgcggccctccagatgttttggcctacaactcccatgatccctagctaacaggaccagtggtcagggataatgggaattgtagtccaaaacatctggagggccgaagtttggggatgcctgttataggaTAACACTGAATCCAAAGAACCGTGAATGGATGGAAACAGGTGTGCAAATAAGTATTTGTGCAAGTCTTCTCTGTTGGGTAGGTTCTTAGTCCAGTGCTCTAGTACAGTAGTAGCCAAGTTGGTACAGTACCTCCAGATGAGGTTGGACTTACAGCCCAGCCAACATGACTAGGGAAGTTCAGCTGTATATCCACCATGCTGTTGATACAGTTCTATATATTTGTTACTAGTTGAATTGTAGCAACTTGTCAGTGAATACCTTGCCAGATGGTAGTTAATCTGAGCTGTAAAATCAGTTGGGTGTCATACCATGTATTTCTTTCTGTCCAGTGGTGTCTTAACTGTAGTCAAATATATTTTTGTCACAAAATTATACCCAGTATGAGAACAGTTACGCTCTGAGTAAGCTACATTAGCTGTCACATGAAAATAGGTCAGGgtaggaggttttttttaaaataggattgtTTCAGTGGCATGCTGCATCCCTCTTCCAGCATTTgatcagttattttattttactaatcAAGCTACTAAAAGACCGTTTGAACAGAGAAAACCATGTACATTGCctttgtgtgcgtgtgcgtgtgtgcatgcttGATCCCTTGTGCCCCTCAAGCTGTCAGAAACCACGTGAACTTGTTTCCATCAACAGACCTAACTTTCCTTGCATACTTCTTTCCTAGGACAAGTATGGCCTTGGAACCAGGCTCCAGCGTCAGAGGCCCGGGGCCCCTATCAGCGCCCTCACAGGACTTTCGTGAGTGCTAGACCTTTTTATATGTATGACTAGAGGTGAAATGGTGTAATTTCACAAGCTTGCCCATTGCTGCCCATCTACGGTGCAATTAAATTGCCTGCAGACTGCCAAGAGTGATCCAAAGActctgcagcttatattcaggaggagtctgccctccccccccttttttttaaaaaagaggtccATTTCTCAGTTCAATGTGAAATGTGACTGCTACCAGTCTCTTTCCTTAGGTTTTGTACCTGCGATTGATTATCTGTGCTAGTGCAGTACACAGCTACTGTACTGTTTGCATCATCTTTTCTTGTATACCCAGAAGCATTTGCTCATTCTATCTTTTTGCTGTTGACCTTCTCTTCAGAGGAAACAAACTCAGGTGCTTTTtgcatatccacaccatacatttggtacatatttaaaacacatgtttaaaaccccaaagaatcctgggaactgtagtttgttacaggtgctgggaattatatctatgtcaggattctttggggtacaGTAATGTGCATTagatgtgccttaaatgtatcaTGTGGCTCTCTTTAAGGTTCcctgtttctgtgcatgtgttcttggaagtaagcccctGTGTGCCTTGGGATTTCAGCCATGCAATTCTGTGTGGCTTGATATAGGCCATTTTGTTAGGGAAAGGTTGAAagcagggggagagggggaagcaggGGGAGAGAATTCCCATTCTAAATTGTTCACTGTGAAcagctcaccccacccctgctgtgggttggttttctttctttttttgtatgtatgtagggtttgttttttgctggttCCACCTTCCCTCTTCAGCTCTTCATTGCCAGGAGGTTGTGGGGATCCAAAGTATTATATGAGGTGGCATGGAGGgctgtatatttttgtaaactgcttagaagttttCTTACAAGTAAGCACTATATAAATGTTGCTAACGAAATGAAAATAAGAGAGAGGAGGAATTTGTGGAAATTACCTCCCTTCCCCTTCTGTCAGCAGAAGCCTTCTCTGGATTGAGGAGCCTCCATAAATGGAAGGACAGCATTAAATGCAATCTCCTTTTTTGTCCCTTTCTGTGTTTTTTCTTGTTGTTAATCCTCTAATTCCTAGAACAGCTGTACttaagaagttttttaaaaaaagatgtggcATTTAAGGATGGCAAAATTAGTGAAAGTTAAGGCTAGTGAATGTTGGTAACTTTTTCTTTATAATATTTACATGCCAATTTCATTTATGGTATTATCTCAAAGATGGGAACATTTCAAGAAATAGTTTTGAAAAGCACATCAATTTTCACCTTCACCTGGCTGAGCAAGTTCTCTCCCACTCATTCTCTGTAGCCTTGTGTCATTGTTCTAGGTCTTGTTAGGAGGTCTGAATGTCATTCAGCAGCTTGCTTACAGTTGCTCTGCAAAAGCTTTAATTTAGCCAGTAATTGTAATATTATTGAGGTTTTACTGTGCTCAGTTACTTCTAAGCAACCTTTCTGATTATCCTAAGCAGCTGGTTTCTTTCTTGCCTCAGGCTGAAAGATGGAGAGGACCAGAAGGAGATAAAAATTGAACCTGCTCAGGCTGTGGAGGAAGTGGAGCCTTTACCTGAGGACTATTACACACGACCAATCAATCTAACAGAAGGTAGTAGCTCTTAGCATATCTCTTGTGCTCTCCTACCCCAGCTTGATGTGTTCAGGTGGTGGTCACTCTTTCGTATTGCTCAAAACTGATTTTTCTTTATAAACTTTCTGTACTCTGAACAGTGACAACCCTACGGCAGCGCCTCCTCCAGCCAGACTTCCAGCCCATCTGTGCTTCTCAACTTTACCCACGTCATAAGCATCTTCTGATCAAACGCTCCCTTCGGTGCCGGGTATGTAGACTTTTCTGAAAAATATGTTAGTCTCTACTTCTACTGCttttggtgtttatttttttttaaaaaaaaggctcagTGGTAGCATTTATAGTTGTAGGCTGTTGTCTGCAGTTTGGCCACACATTTTGTTAATGTTCGTTTCTCCTAGAAATGTGAACACAATTTGAGTAAACCAGAGTTCAACCCTACATCCATCAAATTCAAAATTCAGCTGGTAGCCGTGTAAGTATTTTGGAAATGGGTGGAAGCAACAATCTATGGCACTTACGGTTGGGTCTCTATTTTCTCCTCAGTTGTTCCGCTTCAGACTGTAGGTGAGAGCTCTTAAAACAGAAATCACAGCACATAGCAAACTGGGATATCAGAGAACAGGGATCTAGCCTAGCATTTCCTCTGACACACTAGTGACTTGTCTTCTACATGAAGGTACATATAGTCTATGTACAGAGGGCtacttggtttacaaactcccgTTTTGAAATGTCATTTAAACCAACCTCTTTAAGTCTGGCCCCATGTTCTCATTTAGTCTCAGTTAAAACTTTGGAAGTTGTGGCTAATCTACAGTACAGTTCCCTTTTCAAAAAATTAAACCATGTGTTCATAGTCGTCTActttttccactttttaaaacatcACCATCTTAAGAACCCATTCTGGGTTGAAAGGTAAGCCAGATATCTAAAAAGTGAAAGTGCAGTCAGAAGTCTAGAGACATTCGGTTCATACTTGAATTTGCTAtttactttcttttatttgtattgtaGCAACTATATCCCAGAAGTGAGAATCATGTCTATTCCTAATCTGCGCTATATGAAGGTTTGTTCTTGTGTGTTTTGACGTGTTTTTCTAGAGGTGGGATTTTAAACTAGGGATGAggaccagtggccctccagagttattgggctgcaactcccatcttttaTGACCATTGGCTTGCGCCTTCTGGGAGCTTGGAGTTTTGAAGGTTGCATGTGAGTGAATGTTAAAccaccttttttatttattttatatagctTTTCATATTGAATGCATTATTTTTTATAACCTTGGCTCAATTTAAGACACCACACCAAATCATGGTTTGAGCAAGCCATAGTTTCAGAAGAGCCGCAATTGATGTTTATTTGATTGGATGAATGAACTGGGGAGATCTTTAATCAACTAAAAGTCTTCCCCCTCCCGAATAATTggatgacattttaaaaagcaccatCTTGAAGCACAACTCCTTTTCATGTATATATGAGGGAATGCCTTTTGTAATATAATGCTTGCTATGACAAATATAAACACTAAATCACTAACTGAATGATTGGAAGACTAGCTGATTTTTAAATGTGATAAATTTGTGAATTTTAGAGGCATCAGTGGAAGGCAGAAACTTGTTTTTTGCAACAGCGTAAAAGCAGGGTGAAAGATTCTTACTGAGAGTGATCTTTTCCTTTGTCATTTGCACAGGAGAGTCAGGTTCTTCTAACTCTCACCAATCCAGTGGAAAATCTCACCCATGTGACACTGAAAGAATGTGAGGAAGGTGATCCTGATGACACCAGTAGTACTGCTAAGGTATTGCAGCTTCTTACTGGCATAGATTCTGGGCCATAGTTTGATGCTGTGCTGGAAGCTCCAGTAAATAGCCATCTGTCATTGTCTTCTTGAAGACTTAAGGTGGATTTATAAGTAGTTATGCAAAAAAGCCTTCCACATAGTATTGGTACCGATGTGGATGCCATAACCAGTAAGGAGTTTGCTATATtaggtgggttttaaaaaaatcatttgtgcATTTTTGCTCCCCTGGCTCCTTTTgagaggaaggacaggatataaatatataataaatgatgatggaaATGTGCACTGAAGACGTATTGGGTATTTCTGTGCCAGTGTTGTTTCTTGCTGTTGGCCACAGGCAATCTCTCCCCCTCCATTACTTATATAGACTACAGGGAAAGCAGGGTGAATGATGATTGGCTACTTGTTCCAAAACATATTTTCTACATACCTGTTTTTCAGGTCGTGGTTCCTTCCAAAGAGCTACTTCTGGCTGGCAAAGATGCAGCAGCAGAATATGATGAGCTGGCAGAGCCTCAAGATTTTCAAGATGATCCCGAGTAAGCTTTTCCATATCTTACAGACCTGTGTATCCATTTGTCAACCATGATTCATTGGTGGTTGATGGTGTTGGCTTTTGTCAGGTTGGCAACTGAGAGCACAGTATTTATTTTCCTCTGGTGTGTAGTTTGGAATTTAGAAAGTAGTTGATAGATAAACATCCCACCCCCAACTTGGGGTGGTCTGTGAAATTGATTGGCAGggaattcagggcagacaaaaggaagtgcttcATGTAAAACAAAAATTAGAGCCTTCCTTGAGATCCCTTTAAAAGGGAAtttgacagattcatggaggatggaTATATCAGTGCTGGTATgtctctgaatgctagttgctagGAAAGCAATATGTGTCAATTCTAGTTTCTAGGCAGCAGCCTTGGAAGAGGGCTGTTGacttcatgtcttgcttgtgggattCTTGGAGGTATTTGGCTGGCTGTTTGAAGCAAGATACTGGATTTTGTGGACatttggcctgattcagaaggGCTTCTCTTACTTCTTTTTGAAAATTCAAATTCAGGCATACCCACGAACTCATCTTTTAGCACTGGGCAAATCCATGTATTTGGTTAGTTCTGTCTAGTTATTCTAGTTGGCTTAAGCAACTACCGGTAATAAACTTTCTTAGTGATGTAGCTCACAGGGAAGAGTTGTGGAATTATGTTAAAGCCtctcttcttcctttgcagcaTCATAGCCTTCCGGAAGGCTAACAAAGTTGGGATATTCATCAAGGTCACTCCAcagaaagaagagggagaagttaCTGTGAGCTTTAAGATGAAACATGAATTCAAAAACCTTGCCGCTCctatccggcccacggaggaaaGTGATCAGAGTTGTGAGGTCATCTGGCTCAATCACCACGTGGAGCTCAGCCTGGGCCCTTTGCTTCCATGAAACTCGTCTGTAACTGGAACCTAAACGATGGCCACACACTACATTGTGTCACTGTTCTATAGAAGAATGCATCCTGACAAAATGCTGAAGGCACTGTTTCACAGAGGCTCCCATCAGATATGTACTTGCACACCACAAATTTCAGCCAAAAGATGCAGAGGTCGGATTAGAAGAGAAGAGCCGCGCTGTTGGATGACTCTCCTCTCTGCAAAACCTATGTGAAtggatggtccccccccccaaatgccccaCGCTTGGTCAGCTTTGTAGCAGAAAGCTTGCCGTGCACATTTTGTCGTCGTATTGCTCCTTGATAAAATGGCATGGAATTTCCCAGCAGACGACCTTACTTGGCACTCTCTGCATCCGTTTTGCAAAGCTAGTATTACATAATGCCAACATCTCTCCCCCCTTGTGGTAGGTTCTGTTCACAGTAAAAATTATTCCAAGGCTGCAGTAGCACCATCTAGAGTAaaacagcaagcagcagcagcagcagtataaTGTTCTCTTGCTTCCACCTTCAATTGGATGTGCCATCTGTTTCCAATAGCACTTGTTGGCCTTTTATTCATGTACCAGAAGTTGATATTTCATAAGATGTTATCTTGTCCTGCATACTTTGTTAGGGAAAGGCAAGAAAAAAAGGCATTTGAATGCTCCTCCCAATATTCTgcaggtttttgtggggaggaGTCTTTTGGGAGATGCAGGTGTAAAAATGGAAGAGGATCTAGGATGGTCCATAAATGAAAATGCTGCTGTAGTGCACTTATTGTAGCAGGGGTGCCATTGTGGGAAGCATTTATGTGTTTTttgttaaattatttatttaggaaTAGGTTTATGACCAAAGATAGCTGAGAATTTTGATACGTGAGATCACTTTTGGTATGCTTTGAAGTTTAAAATCTCTTGAGAAAGTAGCTACAAGCGCCCACTGTGCATCCTTGCACTCAATGTACTTAATACTCGATTTCCATACCATTATAAGAAAAAGTGAATGGTTTTCACAAGGCTTTGTTAGCAAATTGAAGAAATAAATGGTTGTAAACTCTAATTCCCAGAGCTTGGCTCTAATCTTCCACCCATACTCATAAATTCAGCATTGCAGTgttgcatacacacacagaca
Above is a window of Zootoca vivipara chromosome 2, rZooViv1.1, whole genome shotgun sequence DNA encoding:
- the DCTN4 gene encoding dynactin subunit 4 gives rise to the protein MASLLQSERVSYLVRGEKEIRMPLSQLYFCRYCSELRSLECVSHEVDSHYCPSCLENMPSAEAKLKKNRCANCFDCPCCMHTLSTRATSIPAPLPDDPAKTTMKKAYYLACGFCRWTSRDVGMADKSVASGGWQEPENPHTQKINKLVEYYQQLAQKEKMERDRKKLVRRRPYMPLAFSDKYGLGTRLQRQRPGAPISALTGLSLKDGEDQKEIKIEPAQAVEEVEPLPEDYYTRPINLTEVTTLRQRLLQPDFQPICASQLYPRHKHLLIKRSLRCRKCEHNLSKPEFNPTSIKFKIQLVAVNYIPEVRIMSIPNLRYMKESQVLLTLTNPVENLTHVTLKECEEGDPDDTSSTAKVVVPSKELLLAGKDAAAEYDELAEPQDFQDDPDIIAFRKANKVGIFIKVTPQKEEGEVTVSFKMKHEFKNLAAPIRPTEESDQSCEVIWLNHHVELSLGPLLP